In Deinococcus misasensis DSM 22328, the following are encoded in one genomic region:
- a CDS encoding HAD family hydrolase has translation MIRAILFDLDDTLLNREASFEQFLRLQMQRLKLPLELQPHYAECVRVLDQGGKGDRQKMFSILQQEFFPGWAAGQLEEDFERHEWDSPVLYPGTYTALLQLRALGLKLGIVTNGSNKSQRAKMAFSKLSEYMDLVLVSEAVGLQKPDPKIFRMAVDQLAVVVKQCIFVGSHPEQDILGAQKAGLRTAWLHHGRLWEHARVQPDWQMESVSELVPLVSRRQPLEIYWHSEKSVE, from the coding sequence ATGATTCGAGCGATTTTATTTGACCTGGATGACACCCTGCTCAACCGTGAGGCGTCATTTGAGCAGTTTCTGCGCCTTCAGATGCAACGCCTGAAATTGCCTCTGGAACTTCAGCCCCATTACGCCGAATGCGTGCGGGTGCTGGATCAGGGTGGCAAAGGGGACAGACAGAAAATGTTTTCCATTCTGCAACAGGAATTTTTTCCGGGCTGGGCTGCAGGTCAGCTGGAAGAGGATTTTGAACGGCATGAGTGGGACAGTCCAGTGCTGTATCCCGGCACTTACACTGCATTGCTGCAATTGCGTGCTCTGGGCCTCAAGCTGGGCATCGTCACCAATGGCAGCAACAAAAGCCAGAGGGCCAAAATGGCCTTCTCAAAACTGTCCGAGTACATGGATCTGGTGCTGGTCTCCGAAGCGGTGGGTTTGCAAAAACCGGACCCCAAGATTTTCCGCATGGCCGTGGACCAGTTGGCTGTGGTGGTGAAGCAGTGCATTTTTGTGGGCTCCCACCCGGAGCAGGACATTCTGGGGGCACAGAAAGCAGGCTTGCGCACTGCATGGCTGCACCACGGACGGCTTTGGGAGCATGCCAGGGTGCAACCCGACTGGCAAATGGAATCGGTGTCTGAACTGGTGCCTCTGGTGTCCAGAAGGCAGCCTCTGGAAATCTATTGGCACTCTGAAAAGTCGGTAGAGTAA